The Shewanella sp. KX20019 genome window below encodes:
- a CDS encoding aminoglycoside phosphotransferase family protein: MPLSDPRFLQLNAWLNQYFSANVSPELISGDASFRRYFRVTLDSVSYIVVDSPPKLVPITPFVQIAESYSRCDIPVPKVFSGDAEQGFMLLSDLGDVQLLSVLNPSNLKHYYQQALLLLNNIAKVTATEHAALPIYDDEFVLRELNIFSQWLAVHHLGLSIDEVRVQTDKVFQILTDNVKQQPQVGMHRDYHSRNIMLQDNELKVIDFQDAVIGPVTYDAVSLLRDCYIRWPEEQVNELMLIHYEQAIAAQLLPVDVSFARYQRWFDLMGLQRHIKAAGIFARLNYRDGKPAYMADIPLTLEYIRDIARRYPELSVFSQWIASVVIPAVRGKK; the protein is encoded by the coding sequence GTGCCCTTGTCAGATCCCAGATTTCTTCAGTTAAATGCATGGCTAAACCAGTATTTTAGCGCAAACGTGTCACCTGAACTCATTTCGGGGGACGCCAGTTTTAGGCGATACTTTCGCGTTACCCTTGACTCAGTTTCCTATATTGTAGTTGATTCACCACCAAAACTGGTGCCAATAACGCCGTTTGTACAAATTGCAGAAAGTTATTCAAGATGCGACATCCCTGTACCGAAAGTGTTCAGTGGCGATGCTGAACAGGGGTTTATGCTGCTAAGTGATCTCGGTGATGTGCAGTTGTTATCGGTATTGAACCCAAGCAATCTAAAGCACTATTATCAACAAGCACTATTGCTGTTAAACAATATCGCTAAAGTCACCGCGACGGAACATGCAGCGTTGCCCATTTATGACGATGAGTTTGTGTTACGGGAGTTAAACATATTTAGCCAATGGCTCGCCGTTCATCATCTTGGATTATCGATTGATGAAGTGCGTGTTCAGACCGATAAGGTCTTTCAAATCCTGACCGATAACGTCAAGCAGCAGCCTCAAGTGGGTATGCATCGGGATTACCATAGCCGTAATATCATGTTACAAGACAACGAATTGAAGGTGATCGACTTTCAAGACGCAGTTATTGGTCCAGTGACTTATGATGCGGTTTCATTATTAAGAGACTGTTATATTCGTTGGCCTGAAGAGCAAGTCAACGAGCTCATGCTTATCCACTATGAGCAAGCGATAGCAGCGCAGCTACTGCCAGTAGACGTTAGCTTTGCCCGGTATCAACGCTGGTTTGATTTAATGGGATTACAACGCCATATAAAAGCCGCCGGCATTTTTGCTAGATTGAACTACCGTGACGGCAAGCCCGCTTATATGGCTGATATTCCGTTAACATTGGAATATATTCGAGATATAGCGAGGCGTTATCCAGAGCTGAGTGTGTTTAGCCAATGGATTGCAAGCGTGGTCATTCCTGCTGTTAGGGGCAAAAAATGA
- the murU gene encoding N-acetylmuramate alpha-1-phosphate uridylyltransferase MurU: MKAMILAAGRGERLRPLTDSLPKPLVEVASKPLIVYHLEKLALAGFTEVIINHAWLGHKLVSALGDGARWGLKILYSEETQALETGGGIKKALTLLGDEPFFVINGDIFIDALPKMECLAAGQLAHLWLVDNPTQHPNGDFALLDGKISMVGDNKLTFSGMGIYHPNMFTQISVQRFALAPLLRDAMKNGQVTGDYFGKYWCDVGTVARLAQIEARETQKGK; the protein is encoded by the coding sequence ATGAAAGCGATGATTTTAGCTGCTGGACGTGGGGAGAGACTGCGTCCGTTAACCGATAGTCTGCCAAAGCCTTTGGTTGAGGTCGCCAGTAAACCACTGATTGTATACCACTTGGAAAAGCTAGCGCTGGCTGGCTTTACAGAGGTAATTATCAACCATGCGTGGCTCGGTCATAAACTGGTATCTGCATTAGGTGACGGTGCTAGGTGGGGGCTGAAGATCCTCTACAGTGAAGAAACACAAGCACTAGAGACCGGCGGTGGCATTAAGAAAGCATTAACATTACTCGGTGATGAACCATTTTTTGTGATTAATGGTGACATCTTTATTGATGCTCTGCCTAAAATGGAGTGCTTGGCTGCGGGACAACTTGCTCATTTGTGGTTAGTCGACAATCCGACTCAACATCCTAATGGCGACTTCGCGCTATTGGATGGCAAGATATCGATGGTTGGCGATAATAAACTTACGTTCTCGGGAATGGGTATTTATCACCCGAATATGTTTACGCAAATCTCGGTTCAGAGGTTTGCGCTCGCGCCCTTGCTTCGTGATGCAATGAAGAATGGGCAAGTAACAGGTGATTATTTTGGCAAGTATTGGTGTGATGTAGGCACTGTAGCGCGTTTGGCACAAATTGAAGCACGTGAAACACAAAAGGGTAAGTAA
- the djlA gene encoding co-chaperone DjlA — protein MRIWGKVFGFIIGFMFGRIGGGIFGLWLGHMFDRRQSLRAGIGNSSKRQALFFNTTFAVMGHVAKASGQVTEVDIRIANALMDQMRLSGEARADAQAAFIEGKESDFDIHACLKTFRLISMGRKELLQMFLEIQIQTALSDATLDPKEHSILSTIAKELGFSQKQLDDLLARWQAEFNFHRNGGSGNHTSVEDAYDVLGMEESMSDQEIKRAYRKLMNEHHPDKLVAKGLPPEMMQLAKTKAQDIQAAYDRVKGDRGMR, from the coding sequence ATGCGAATTTGGGGTAAAGTTTTCGGTTTTATTATCGGGTTTATGTTTGGCCGTATCGGTGGTGGAATTTTCGGACTGTGGCTTGGGCATATGTTTGATCGTCGCCAGAGCTTGCGAGCTGGGATCGGCAATAGCAGTAAGCGACAGGCGCTATTTTTTAATACTACTTTTGCTGTTATGGGCCATGTGGCGAAAGCATCAGGGCAAGTGACTGAAGTTGATATTCGTATTGCCAACGCACTAATGGATCAAATGCGTTTAAGTGGTGAAGCAAGAGCCGACGCTCAAGCAGCCTTTATAGAGGGTAAGGAAAGCGACTTTGATATCCATGCTTGCCTTAAGACCTTCAGGTTGATCTCTATGGGGCGCAAAGAGCTATTACAGATGTTCTTAGAGATCCAAATTCAAACGGCGTTATCTGATGCCACGTTAGATCCTAAAGAGCACTCAATTCTATCGACGATTGCTAAAGAGTTAGGTTTTAGCCAGAAGCAGTTGGACGATTTACTTGCACGTTGGCAGGCTGAGTTTAACTTTCACCGCAATGGTGGCAGTGGCAATCATACTTCCGTTGAAGATGCTTATGATGTTTTGGGCATGGAAGAGTCAATGTCTGACCAAGAGATTAAAAGAGCCTATCGTAAGCTAATGAACGAGCATCATCCCGACAAGTTAGTCGCTAAAGGTTTGCCACCTGAAATGATGCAGCTGGCGAAAACAAAAGCTCAAGATATTCAAGCTGCTTATGATAGGGTTAAGGGTGATAGAGGTATGCGCTAA
- a CDS encoding outer membrane beta-barrel protein produces the protein MKKSLALILTAFCSLSAAAEVYVAPFGGYSFGASDFDIYSTQGEDSGTVKVSESENYGVMLGFTTKDPGNVYLLYSHQSTDLRASGNFSQDVITKMDVDYFHIGGSLYFPMQDIKPYVTTSLGLTQMRPSGGYSNETRFSVALGAGIEYQATSAFSLFAEVKGYATFVNADNELFCSGQGCIWNIQTDIMWQGQANIGASLKF, from the coding sequence ATGAAAAAAAGCCTAGCACTAATATTGACCGCATTTTGCTCTTTATCTGCAGCGGCTGAAGTCTATGTCGCCCCCTTTGGAGGCTACAGTTTCGGTGCGAGTGACTTCGATATTTACAGCACCCAAGGTGAAGACAGTGGCACGGTAAAAGTGTCCGAGTCTGAAAACTATGGGGTGATGCTCGGCTTTACCACTAAAGATCCAGGCAATGTTTACCTGCTTTATAGTCATCAATCGACTGACTTACGTGCAAGTGGTAATTTCAGCCAAGATGTCATCACTAAAATGGATGTCGACTACTTTCATATTGGCGGCAGCTTGTATTTCCCGATGCAAGACATTAAGCCCTATGTAACCACAAGTCTCGGTTTAACTCAGATGAGACCAAGCGGAGGTTATTCTAATGAAACCCGCTTTTCCGTGGCATTAGGCGCTGGTATAGAGTACCAAGCGACCAGTGCATTTTCGTTGTTTGCCGAAGTGAAAGGCTATGCGACCTTTGTCAATGCAGACAATGAGCTATTTTGCAGCGGTCAGGGTTGTATCTGGAATATTCAAACAGACATCATGTGGCAAGGCCAAGCGAATATTGGTGCCAGCCTTAAGTTCTAA
- a CDS encoding D-2-hydroxyacid dehydrogenase: MQIVVLDGYTLNPGDLSWQPLAVMGELSCFERTASQDILARSKNAEVLLTNKTLLDAEILKQLPKLKYIGVLATGTNVVDIKAATDLGIVVTNVPGYGPDAVAQMVFAHILHATQQVARHSDAVMQGLWSESEDFCFTLSPLQSLKGKILGLVGFGDIGQAVAKIALAFGMRVIVNTRNAKVELPNGCTWATLDNLFSDSDIVSLHCPLTASTDKLINRSVLKQMKSTAMLVNTARGGLVDELALAQALAQGEIAFCGVDVLSNEPPQKNNPLLKAPNISISPHNAWATIEARQNLLNIAVNNLSAFLKGSAVNTVLDSSH, translated from the coding sequence ATGCAAATAGTTGTTTTAGATGGATATACGCTTAATCCAGGCGATCTTAGTTGGCAACCACTGGCTGTAATGGGTGAGCTGAGTTGTTTTGAGCGCACTGCGTCACAAGATATTCTTGCCCGCAGTAAAAATGCCGAAGTGTTGCTAACCAATAAGACCCTGCTTGATGCCGAGATCCTAAAGCAACTGCCTAAGCTTAAATATATCGGTGTATTGGCAACTGGGACCAATGTCGTTGATATCAAGGCTGCAACGGATCTTGGTATAGTTGTCACCAATGTGCCGGGTTATGGACCTGATGCTGTTGCACAAATGGTATTTGCACATATCTTACATGCGACTCAGCAGGTCGCTCGCCACTCAGACGCTGTCATGCAAGGGCTTTGGTCTGAGAGTGAAGATTTCTGTTTTACCTTATCGCCGCTGCAGTCACTAAAAGGTAAAATATTAGGCTTAGTAGGTTTTGGTGATATTGGCCAAGCGGTTGCTAAAATCGCCTTGGCATTTGGCATGCGAGTGATAGTAAATACTCGCAACGCTAAGGTCGAACTTCCTAATGGCTGCACTTGGGCAACTTTGGATAATTTGTTTAGTGACTCCGATATCGTTTCCCTGCATTGCCCTTTAACGGCAAGTACCGATAAGCTCATTAATCGCAGCGTTTTAAAGCAGATGAAATCGACAGCAATGTTAGTTAATACTGCTCGTGGCGGCTTGGTAGATGAATTAGCGCTGGCTCAAGCATTAGCACAAGGTGAAATTGCTTTTTGTGGTGTAGATGTATTGTCGAATGAACCGCCGCAAAAGAACAACCCTCTGCTAAAGGCGCCGAATATTAGCATCTCTCCACACAATGCATGGGCTACTATCGAGGCTAGGCAAAACCTGTTAAACATAGCGGTTAATAATCTGAGTGCCTTTTTAAAAGGATCAGCTGTAAACACGGTGCTGGATTCAAGTCATTAG
- the purT gene encoding formate-dependent phosphoribosylglycinamide formyltransferase yields MIGTALSAGAKRAMLLGSGELGKEVAIELQRYGVEVIAVDRYSNAPAMQIAHRSHVINMLDASALEQVIKLEKPDLVIPELEAIATQALVELEAKGVNIIPTAKATQLTMDREGIRCLAAETLAIPTSPYFFCDTEFEFKQAITTIGLPCVVKPVMSSSGKGQSVIRNESQIDAAWHYAQEGGRAGGGRVIVEGFIAFDYEITLLTISAVNGIHFCDAIGHRQEDGDYRESWQPQMMSAVVTAKAQAIGKKVVQALGGFGLFGVELFIKGDEVYFSEVSPRPHDTGMVTMISQDLSEFALHVRAILGLPISNIVQHGPSASAVILAEGHSSNIQFSGIAEALIEPDTQLRLFGKPEIDGSRRLGVTLARDTTIELAVEKALSSANKVKVIF; encoded by the coding sequence ATGATAGGTACAGCGTTAAGTGCGGGCGCAAAACGCGCGATGCTGCTTGGATCGGGTGAATTAGGCAAGGAGGTCGCTATTGAACTGCAGCGCTATGGTGTTGAAGTGATTGCAGTAGACCGCTACTCCAATGCACCAGCAATGCAGATAGCTCATCGCAGTCACGTCATCAACATGCTTGATGCAAGCGCACTCGAGCAGGTCATTAAACTTGAAAAGCCAGACCTAGTGATCCCTGAGCTTGAAGCGATTGCCACTCAAGCACTGGTAGAGCTAGAAGCGAAAGGGGTCAACATTATCCCAACCGCCAAAGCGACCCAGTTAACCATGGATAGAGAGGGTATTCGCTGTCTCGCTGCAGAAACATTGGCCATTCCCACCTCTCCATACTTCTTTTGCGATACCGAATTTGAATTCAAGCAAGCCATCACGACTATTGGTTTACCTTGTGTGGTAAAACCCGTCATGAGTTCGTCAGGTAAAGGGCAAAGTGTTATTCGCAACGAGTCACAAATCGATGCCGCTTGGCATTATGCTCAAGAAGGCGGAAGAGCCGGTGGTGGTCGAGTGATTGTTGAAGGCTTTATCGCCTTTGATTATGAGATCACTCTACTAACAATAAGCGCAGTTAATGGTATTCATTTCTGTGATGCGATTGGTCATCGCCAAGAAGACGGTGACTACCGTGAGTCATGGCAACCACAGATGATGTCTGCAGTAGTAACAGCTAAAGCCCAAGCAATTGGCAAAAAGGTGGTGCAAGCATTAGGCGGTTTCGGCTTGTTTGGTGTCGAGCTGTTTATAAAGGGTGATGAAGTGTATTTCTCTGAAGTGTCACCACGGCCACATGATACCGGAATGGTCACCATGATAAGCCAAGACTTATCTGAGTTCGCACTGCACGTACGGGCAATCTTGGGCTTACCCATCAGTAATATTGTACAACATGGGCCCAGCGCATCGGCGGTGATTCTGGCAGAAGGTCACTCAAGTAACATTCAGTTTTCAGGTATCGCCGAAGCTTTGATTGAGCCAGATACTCAACTTAGACTGTTTGGCAAACCGGAGATTGATGGCTCGAGACGCTTGGGCGTGACATTAGCCAGAGACACAACAATTGAGTTGGCAGTGGAGAAAGCTCTCTCCTCAGCCAATAAAGTGAAGGTCATTTTTTAG
- a CDS encoding DUF3302 domain-containing protein, with protein MFLDYFALGIIFFVAIFIFYGVIAIHDIPYEIAKDRNHPQQDAIHVAGWVSLFTLHAIWPFLWIWATLYREDRGWGFNQVVEKELLLESEVKSLIETVRKLEQRLAVVEGDDATVEQVEPVVADTSGSLEGKV; from the coding sequence GTGTTTTTAGATTACTTTGCATTAGGAATTATTTTTTTCGTTGCGATTTTCATTTTTTACGGGGTGATCGCGATTCATGACATCCCTTATGAAATTGCCAAGGACCGCAATCACCCTCAGCAAGACGCTATCCATGTTGCAGGTTGGGTTAGCCTTTTCACCTTGCACGCTATTTGGCCATTTTTATGGATTTGGGCCACGCTATACCGCGAGGACCGTGGCTGGGGATTCAATCAAGTAGTAGAGAAAGAGCTACTGTTAGAAAGCGAGGTAAAAAGTTTGATTGAAACCGTAAGAAAACTAGAACAAAGATTAGCTGTAGTTGAAGGAGATGACGCGACAGTCGAGCAAGTCGAGCCTGTAGTGGCTGATACTAGCGGATCACTAGAGGGGAAAGTGTAA
- a CDS encoding HlyD family secretion protein codes for MDLLLVLTYTAICIAIFKIFKIPLTKWTVPTAILGGIFIVGALILLMNYNHPYTPFAKEIFVTTPINPLVRGVVVSVDVEPNTPIKKGDVLFKLDPTRYAAIVKQKRAALVAAELEVPQLEASWETAKAAVLRATADKDRTKSAYARYEKGRKRGGANSPFTELELDNKRQLYLASEAQLTAANAEELRVRLAFESNVDGVNTKVAGIQGELEKAQFDLEQTVVRAPADGMVTQLALRPGIVAVPMPLRSLLSFIPDDDRIFAGSFWQNSLLRLKEGDDAEVILDGAPGVVFKGKVAKIIPAMAEGEIQSGGRLVTSNLMMVRGRAIVVIELEDQDEIIQRFPAGVSGHIAIYTEHFAHVAIMRKVLLRMQGWLNYLFH; via the coding sequence ATGGACTTACTACTCGTTCTAACCTATACCGCTATCTGTATCGCTATCTTTAAAATATTTAAGATCCCATTGACAAAGTGGACGGTACCTACAGCGATTTTGGGTGGCATTTTTATTGTTGGTGCATTGATTTTATTAATGAACTACAACCATCCTTACACGCCTTTTGCTAAAGAGATATTCGTTACAACGCCGATCAACCCGCTAGTGCGAGGCGTGGTTGTTTCTGTGGACGTTGAACCAAACACACCGATCAAAAAAGGCGATGTGTTATTTAAGCTCGATCCCACAAGATATGCAGCCATTGTAAAGCAAAAACGCGCCGCATTAGTGGCGGCTGAACTTGAAGTGCCACAACTGGAAGCGTCTTGGGAAACGGCTAAAGCAGCAGTGTTAAGAGCAACGGCCGATAAAGATAGAACCAAGTCAGCTTATGCTCGTTATGAAAAAGGACGTAAAAGAGGTGGTGCAAACTCACCTTTTACAGAGCTAGAGCTTGATAATAAGCGCCAACTCTATTTAGCATCAGAAGCACAGTTGACCGCTGCCAATGCCGAAGAGTTAAGGGTACGACTGGCGTTTGAATCCAATGTCGATGGTGTTAATACCAAAGTTGCTGGGATCCAAGGTGAGCTTGAAAAAGCACAATTTGACCTAGAGCAAACCGTTGTTAGAGCACCTGCGGATGGAATGGTGACGCAATTGGCATTGCGTCCTGGCATTGTAGCCGTGCCCATGCCGCTGCGGTCTCTACTGAGCTTCATTCCTGATGATGACCGTATTTTTGCAGGGTCATTTTGGCAAAACTCATTACTCAGGCTTAAGGAAGGCGATGATGCTGAAGTCATTTTAGACGGTGCTCCTGGTGTGGTCTTTAAGGGGAAAGTCGCGAAGATCATCCCCGCTATGGCTGAAGGTGAGATCCAGTCTGGTGGTCGTCTTGTTACATCTAACCTTATGATGGTTCGTGGCCGGGCTATCGTTGTTATTGAACTGGAAGATCAGGATGAAATTATTCAACGTTTCCCAGCCGGTGTTTCTGGTCACATCGCTATTTATACTGAACATTTTGCTCATGTGGCGATAATGCGAAAGGTATTGCTAAGAATGCAGGGCTGGCTGAACTACCTGTTCCATTAA
- a CDS encoding S10 family peptidase, whose translation MFPQASIVKMLKQAVRASFMLSSSVFFFSATAAETKPITAPIEPEIVVTEHRARINDQKINYQAIAGETILEDSKGLPLASIFSISYLRTDVKDATKRPVTFVFNGGPGSASLWLHMGIFGPKRVVVPGDAIDDGAAPYPLVENEYSMLDESDLVFIDPVGTGFSRALGDNKAADFWGVTEDAKSIAEFMRRWLIEHGRWNSPKYLAGESYGTTRAAALVDELQGGWTDISINGVMLISSILDFSHARYQPGNNQPYIGFLPTMAATAFYHNKVSAVDKAIGLEAFIDAARQFALKDYALALLQGNRLDSETYQDIRQQLARFTGLSENYLDRVNLRVSASRYSKQLLREQDLTVGRLDSRYKGVDYDSGGERTDNDPSGYGIDGAYTAAIHDYIYKDLGIKMTRPFNVLSYEVNRGWNWNVSGKQMHYVNVAPMLGRAQRENKDLRILVANGYFDFATPFFATENTFADNGIDNSRVSMHYYAAGHMMYIEPGSLAQLAQDIRQFYHPKKQ comes from the coding sequence ATGTTCCCTCAAGCTAGCATTGTCAAAATGCTCAAACAGGCGGTAAGAGCCTCATTTATGCTGTCATCATCGGTATTTTTTTTTAGCGCAACCGCTGCTGAGACAAAACCGATTACAGCACCGATTGAACCTGAAATCGTGGTGACTGAACACAGGGCGAGAATTAACGACCAAAAAATTAACTATCAGGCAATTGCTGGAGAGACCATTTTAGAAGACAGTAAAGGCCTGCCACTTGCGAGTATCTTCTCAATTAGTTATCTGCGCACAGATGTTAAAGATGCCACTAAGCGCCCGGTGACCTTTGTGTTTAACGGCGGTCCAGGTTCGGCTTCATTGTGGTTGCATATGGGCATTTTTGGCCCTAAGCGCGTCGTGGTGCCGGGTGACGCTATCGATGACGGCGCCGCGCCATATCCCTTGGTTGAGAATGAATACTCAATGCTTGATGAATCAGACCTAGTGTTCATTGACCCCGTGGGTACTGGTTTTAGCCGTGCATTGGGCGATAATAAAGCAGCAGACTTTTGGGGCGTAACCGAAGATGCAAAATCAATAGCTGAGTTTATGCGCCGTTGGTTAATTGAGCACGGTCGCTGGAATTCACCCAAGTATCTGGCGGGTGAAAGTTACGGTACCACCCGAGCAGCAGCACTAGTTGATGAGCTACAAGGCGGCTGGACTGATATCTCTATTAATGGGGTGATGTTGATTTCATCGATTCTTGATTTTAGCCATGCACGCTACCAGCCAGGTAACAATCAGCCCTATATCGGTTTTTTACCGACCATGGCAGCCACTGCGTTTTATCACAATAAAGTAAGTGCTGTTGATAAAGCGATAGGGCTAGAGGCCTTTATCGATGCCGCTCGTCAGTTTGCGTTAAAAGATTATGCTTTGGCATTGCTGCAGGGCAATCGACTCGATAGTGAAACTTACCAAGATATACGTCAACAGCTAGCACGCTTTACGGGGCTGAGTGAGAACTACTTGGACAGAGTTAATTTACGTGTCAGTGCCAGCCGTTACAGCAAGCAACTACTGCGAGAGCAAGATCTGACCGTTGGACGTTTGGATAGTCGATATAAGGGAGTTGACTACGACAGTGGTGGCGAGCGAACTGATAATGACCCGTCAGGCTATGGTATTGATGGGGCATATACTGCCGCTATTCACGATTATATCTATAAAGACTTAGGTATCAAGATGACGCGTCCATTCAATGTCTTGTCTTATGAAGTTAATCGTGGCTGGAATTGGAATGTCAGCGGCAAGCAGATGCATTATGTCAATGTCGCCCCAATGCTAGGTCGGGCTCAGCGTGAAAACAAAGACTTAAGGATATTGGTTGCTAACGGTTATTTTGATTTTGCGACACCGTTTTTTGCCACTGAAAATACCTTTGCTGATAACGGTATCGACAATAGCCGCGTCTCAATGCATTATTACGCCGCGGGACATATGATGTATATTGAGCCTGGTTCTCTAGCGCAGCTAGCCCAAGATATTCGTCAGTTTTATCATCCTAAGAAACAGTAG
- a CDS encoding LysE family translocator, with the protein MSFSTWLGLLAICCLGAMSPGPSLAMVVRHTLGGGRTKGIICAWAHSIGIGVYALVTLLGLAVILKKAPMVFNAIAIIGALYLAYMGVQALRSKGGMSDKLAAGKSSDALTAARDGLAISLFNPKIMLFFLALFSQFVAVADNVAAKGLIVLTPLIVDGLWYTLIALVLSHSAVLPKLREKAALIDKLSGIVLILLAMRVIVTL; encoded by the coding sequence ATGAGCTTTAGTACATGGTTAGGTTTGCTAGCGATCTGTTGTTTGGGAGCTATGTCTCCAGGGCCTAGCTTAGCGATGGTGGTTAGGCACACGCTTGGCGGTGGGAGAACGAAGGGGATTATCTGCGCATGGGCTCACTCGATCGGCATTGGCGTGTATGCGTTGGTTACTTTGCTGGGCCTTGCCGTAATACTGAAAAAAGCGCCAATGGTATTTAATGCTATTGCCATCATAGGTGCGTTGTATTTGGCTTATATGGGCGTACAAGCACTGCGTTCTAAAGGGGGCATGTCTGACAAACTCGCTGCAGGTAAATCGAGTGATGCGTTAACGGCGGCGAGGGATGGTTTAGCGATTTCGTTATTTAATCCTAAGATTATGCTGTTCTTTTTAGCACTATTTAGTCAGTTTGTCGCTGTGGCTGATAATGTGGCCGCCAAGGGACTGATTGTATTAACGCCTCTGATTGTTGATGGGCTTTGGTATACCTTGATTGCGTTAGTCTTATCACATTCAGCTGTGTTGCCAAAGCTTCGTGAAAAAGCGGCATTAATTGATAAGCTGTCTGGCATCGTATTGATTTTACTCGCCATGAGGGTAATCGTGACCTTGTAA
- a CDS encoding DUF3144 domain-containing protein: MSEAKKETTIFEIADQFIALANEISAKEKDVGKVGTGMRFAAARFNAFEASLKSADLAAEKDNALEWFSNEYKEMLKDNLEDHIKQAAQSKTEEPA; encoded by the coding sequence ATGTCAGAAGCTAAAAAAGAAACCACCATTTTTGAAATAGCCGATCAATTCATTGCATTGGCCAACGAAATTTCAGCAAAAGAGAAAGATGTAGGAAAAGTTGGCACTGGAATGCGTTTCGCTGCAGCTCGTTTCAATGCATTTGAAGCATCGCTAAAATCTGCCGATCTAGCTGCAGAGAAGGATAATGCATTAGAATGGTTTAGCAACGAATACAAAGAAATGTTGAAAGACAATCTTGAAGATCATATTAAGCAGGCAGCTCAGTCTAAGACTGAAGAACCAGCATAA
- a CDS encoding prepilin-type N-terminal cleavage/methylation domain-containing protein produces the protein MTEKIHYRGFTLIELLVVIIILGIIAVIAMAKFINFRQDAEIATHQATAGAFKGGITLANVKWAAAGHSGPADNLQVFAGGASGQLDINLWGFPAQNYPPFESSPRLNNSNDCMSVWRTVLEDAPIVSNSANSANAVYRAAYQGPDQCFFYLLPEQTMSIYYDSRDGSVITDSDPNS, from the coding sequence GTGACAGAAAAAATACACTACCGTGGCTTTACGCTGATTGAGCTCCTTGTCGTTATCATCATCTTAGGCATCATTGCAGTGATCGCAATGGCTAAGTTTATTAACTTTAGACAAGACGCAGAGATAGCAACACATCAAGCGACTGCTGGCGCGTTTAAAGGGGGCATCACATTAGCGAATGTTAAGTGGGCCGCTGCAGGACATTCTGGTCCAGCCGACAACTTACAGGTTTTTGCTGGTGGTGCTTCAGGACAGTTGGATATTAACCTTTGGGGGTTTCCCGCACAAAACTACCCACCCTTTGAATCTAGTCCGCGGTTAAACAACAGCAACGACTGCATGTCTGTTTGGCGTACCGTATTAGAAGATGCCCCTATTGTTTCTAACTCAGCAAATAGCGCAAATGCGGTCTATCGAGCCGCTTACCAAGGGCCTGATCAATGTTTCTTTTACCTCCTTCCTGAACAGACGATGTCTATCTACTATGATTCTCGCGATGGCAGCGTTATTACCGATTCAGATCCCAATAGTTAA
- a CDS encoding type II secretion system protein translates to MLHLSASKPQSGFTLIELVVVIIILGILAVAAVPKFVNISEDAQVSTVKATGGAFKSGLDLARAVWAVKVGSGPVEDLPVFGTSQEGEVDFNANGWPAQHYSQGNEASPQLDNVEDCISVWEVLYQGDEPSVSDSANTDESHYKATYSATNICTYYYRDNTNLSIQYDSNLGSVTVDSDPSS, encoded by the coding sequence ATGTTGCATCTGTCAGCTTCCAAACCCCAATCTGGTTTCACTTTAATCGAACTTGTTGTGGTCATTATTATTCTGGGTATATTAGCAGTGGCTGCAGTGCCAAAATTTGTCAATATATCTGAAGATGCACAGGTATCAACGGTTAAGGCCACTGGCGGTGCATTCAAGTCAGGGCTTGATCTAGCACGCGCCGTGTGGGCTGTAAAAGTCGGCAGTGGTCCCGTTGAAGACTTACCAGTGTTCGGTACAAGCCAAGAAGGTGAGGTTGACTTTAACGCTAACGGCTGGCCAGCACAGCACTATTCTCAGGGTAATGAAGCGTCGCCTCAACTTGATAATGTTGAAGACTGTATCTCAGTATGGGAGGTATTATATCAAGGTGATGAGCCAAGCGTATCTGATAGTGCCAACACAGATGAAAGCCATTATAAGGCAACATACAGCGCAACCAACATTTGTACATACTACTATAGAGACAATACTAATCTCTCTATTCAGTACGATTCTAATTTAGGTTCAGTGACCGTAGACTCAGATCCTAGCAGTTAA